CGCCGCGTCGGAAAGGATATGTGGATTGACGCGTTCATCAAGGCGCTCGGACGTGGCAATTCATCGACCATCGACCCCGATGAAATCTTCGAGCCTTTCAACCCGTATGCGCAATGCGTCGCGTTGAAGATCAATGAAATGGAACCGAACGGAAGCGAACACAAAGCGTGGTCGCTGATTAAGAAACTCAAGCCGTATTGCGCTGCGCCGCCCGACGCGTTGTTCATCAAGGAAAAGAACGTCAAGCGATACGGCATCCCGAACGTGTTGCTCGTCATCGGCATGACGAACGCATTGAAGACGATCTACATGGAAGAAGATCGCGGGCGCTGGATGGTGATTGATTGCTATCACTTGCCGATGCTTTGGTACATGCAGGAAGACCCCGATTACTTCATCAAATACAAAGCGTGGCTCGATGGCGGCGGCGAACAACACGTCGCGGCATATCTCGAAACCGTCGATCTTTCGGACTTCAATCCCGGAAACCCGGTCGTCGTGACCGAAGCACTCGAACAGTTGATCGATTACGCGAACTCCGCGCCTGATGACACGTTCGAGAAAATTCTCGACTCGACTGGCAATCCGCAATGCCTTTTCACACCGGAGTTTTACGATCATATCGACCCGGGTGACAAGAAAGCGACCGAAGAACTTGATTCGCTTTTTCGCTCGCGGTCGCTTATCTATCGCGCAGAGAAAAGCGGCTATCGCGTCGTGCAGAAAGAGCGCACGGAAGCGCAGAAAGCTAACAAGGAAAAGCCGCGATTTCAGTTCACGCTACCGAACGGGTCGAAGCTCAAGGCGACATCGGTTCTCGTCAAAAACTCCGTGTCCAAGGAAGACGAAGGCGAGTTGATCCTGCTACGCGGCAGGGAATGGGTCGCCAATCGTGCCGGGCGCGGCGTTACACCTACGGGGTCGGGCGGACCCACTGTGGGTACGGGCGAAAAGGTCGTTTCCATCCGCCCGGAGAAGTTCTAAACTATGGGTCGGTATGGGTCTATGGGTATTCTATGGGTGCCGCGTGGCTGTGGGTCCGATCTTTGGGTCCGTTGTAAGTCGTTGTCGCCGCACGCTTTTCCGGACTTCCGACCCATAGACCCATATAGACCCATAGATTTAAGAGAATACCGGAGTGCAGCGGTCCACCGTGCGGCTGTAGCCTGCGGCCCTTTTGCTGATCGAATTTTTCGTCTATGGGTCTATGGGTGCATTCGGGTCCGGAAGCGCGCGACGTTACAAAATCCGCTATCAATCTAGGAGCAATCATGTCGTGGCTTCCGCTGTTCATCGTGCAACAACAAATCAACGCTAACGCTGATGAAGATGAAAGGCGGGCGCGTTTGAGACGCCATCGCGACAAGGAAGACGAAGAAAGGCGCGAGCGTTGGGAACGATTGAGCGAAGAAGAAAAGTCGCGAGAACGTGAGACGAAAAAGGAATTTTTCTGGCTTCATGCGAAGGGAATCCCGACTTCGGGTTGGCAGGAAGCTACCAAACTTGCTATGTCGAAAGTAGTGACGTGCCCGTCGTGCGAACACTCAGACTTCGCCGACGCTGATTGGAGCCAGTGTGGCTCGGCTGTCTGTCCTATGAAGGTCCGGTGAGAACGCGCGGCTTTTCTCTTGCAACTGCTGGCAATAGTGCGCGGGACAGAATACAATTCCCAAAAGGTTGATTGGTTATGAGCGACGACATCATCGACATGGACGACAGTGGCAACGTCATGCCACGCGAAGACGCTGTGCGCGGCGGACGCAAGGGTGGCTCGCTCGCCGGTCTATCCCGGAACAAGAAGTTTTCGGCTTTTATCGCCGAACTGCTCGAACGCAATCAAGGGAATATGGAGCGGTGGCTGATGGAAGTCGCGGACGGCAAGCCGACGCGCGTCATCGAGGCGCAGCCCGAACTAGGCATCCCGGGCGGCGTGATTCCGGGGCTCGATCCCGATCCGAAAGCGGCGCTGGAAATCCTGAACAAGCTCGCCGAATATGCGGAGCCGAAGCAAGGTCGCATGCTGATTGGCAATGACCCCGACAATCCTTTCGCGCAACCTGTCTTGAACGTGACTATCGGCGGAAAGAAAGTCGATGTGAACATGGGCTCGACCGCTCCCGATGGCGATTGAAAGCACTCGCGCCGAAGTAAATTTGGATTTACATCCGAAGCAAGGCGAATGCTTGCTATCGGAGGCGACCGAGATACTGTACGGAGGCGCAGCGGGCGGCGGGAAGTCGCACCTATTACGCGTTGCTGCGATCCTTTGGTGCATGATGATTCCGGGATTGCAAGTCTACATTTTCCGGCGCACGTTACCCGATCTTGAAAAGAACCATTTGCAAGGGCC
This genomic window from Abditibacteriaceae bacterium contains:
- a CDS encoding primase-helicase family protein, whose translation is MSDDEQREDVDEFDPHARAAELERQIDEIRISQPATLRHEDFIYVGSEDLFRHVESLTPFPAAGVDACVQPWREIDMGVDAQGNPRPPRRVKPSVDIKADPAKVVHGVTWYPVADKIIENMAITSSGDIRNIPNYRILNLYVPPKPHAGCPEQAAPWLDLGRRLIPDPIIRHRIEQIFAFKLRYPHIKVNCGILIGGHRRVGKDMWIDAFIKALGRGNSSTIDPDEIFEPFNPYAQCVALKINEMEPNGSEHKAWSLIKKLKPYCAAPPDALFIKEKNVKRYGIPNVLLVIGMTNALKTIYMEEDRGRWMVIDCYHLPMLWYMQEDPDYFIKYKAWLDGGGEQHVAAYLETVDLSDFNPGNPVVVTEALEQLIDYANSAPDDTFEKILDSTGNPQCLFTPEFYDHIDPGDKKATEELDSLFRSRSLIYRAEKSGYRVVQKERTEAQKANKEKPRFQFTLPNGSKLKATSVLVKNSVSKEDEGELILLRGREWVANRAGRGVTPTGSGGPTVGTGEKVVSIRPEKF